A region from the Streptosporangium sp. NBC_01756 genome encodes:
- a CDS encoding discoidin domain-containing protein, whose protein sequence is MRRIVMALLLVAGLLTAGAPAHAAQTIGFPTFNGPAIPAPPVSYTSGNMMQSIYDAESSGTDFWMDRLLARSGDDPAGTWLMSRGRALFMKTHNPAVLGFGGQAAYWESINNQNAYSVAITPGTFTEQVSQRRQMPSHWKSVHTSGSVTVNQTKFITDNNVAVTNLSITNGGSGSTTLQLRATSPYATSGSGSELTGQVNAYNNLTTLYPRLTGDGFTVSSGGLNRSITIAAGATVTAKVVMGFVANEIPESLTEYNAYAGYSNATAFATHVRAYNLWWAQNVPYIDVPEPAIKKNVYYRWWLMRFNNLDADIPGQTFQFPTSTEGVLGYNNAIALTQPMHIDDLKYLRNPIYAYGDWLSVGQTSKNGRFLDNPGDPENWSNSYTQYIGEAAWKSYQIHGGQPAIAGNLARYAEQDVKGQLATYDHDNNKLIEYDWGAMTGNDADAVSFHWKSGNMDRAEAAYQYSGALAAAQAYEAIGNTAKATEMRTLATQIQNAILNVLWNPNRQLFEHRLKSTNEWVPWKEINNYYPFAVGAVPNTTAYKQALRLYDNPAEYPIFPFYTANQVDKAAAAAAGNPGSNNFSTINSTVQFRLYSSVLRNYANSWMTATDYKKLLYWNTWAQYVGGNTQWPDANEFWADWNGSAITYRSWIHHNILGSSNWTVVEDVAGLRPRNDAKVELSPINIGWTHFTVNNLRYRNADLTIVWDDPADGIVRYPGVPEGYSIYINGSRAATVGSLVPFTWDPATGSVTTSGTVTYNTAVPGLRSPGQVVQSGTRMVDMLAKAGVDLTADLTNLATGATASASYTGSGSSVSGAVDGFSINEPFWGAGGSANSQDWYELNLGSAKTLNEVRLYFKDSRPASGTYRAPSAYDIQYHNGSSWVSVPGQTKSPGAPRANYNKVQFPALSAQRVRVLATNASGAKTGLTEIKIYHRGGVQPPSNLASSATPSASFTSAWESVAAVNDGIDPPSSNDGVNPRWGCWPETGQQWVDLTWSSAKSLNKAEVYFFDDDEGIDMPASWKLQYWNGSAYVDVPGAGAYTLTKNQYNTVNFSATSTTRLRVLLTGTGTSSVGLLEVKAYGP, encoded by the coding sequence CACCGCAGGCGCTCCGGCGCACGCCGCACAGACCATCGGATTCCCCACCTTCAACGGCCCCGCGATCCCGGCCCCGCCGGTCTCCTACACCTCCGGCAACATGATGCAGTCCATCTACGACGCCGAGAGCTCCGGCACCGATTTCTGGATGGACCGGCTGCTCGCCCGCTCCGGCGACGACCCGGCGGGCACCTGGCTGATGAGCCGCGGCCGGGCGCTCTTCATGAAGACGCACAACCCCGCCGTGCTCGGCTTCGGCGGCCAGGCCGCCTACTGGGAGAGCATCAACAACCAGAACGCCTACTCGGTGGCGATCACGCCGGGCACCTTCACCGAGCAGGTGAGCCAGCGGCGGCAGATGCCCAGCCACTGGAAGAGCGTGCACACCAGCGGCTCGGTCACGGTGAACCAGACGAAGTTCATCACCGACAACAACGTCGCCGTCACCAACCTGTCGATCACGAACGGCGGCAGCGGCTCCACCACGCTGCAGCTGCGCGCGACCTCTCCCTACGCCACCTCCGGCAGCGGCAGTGAGCTGACCGGGCAGGTCAACGCGTACAACAACCTCACCACCCTCTACCCGCGGCTCACCGGTGACGGTTTCACCGTCTCCAGCGGCGGGCTCAACAGATCGATCACGATCGCGGCCGGGGCGACGGTGACGGCCAAGGTGGTGATGGGCTTCGTCGCCAACGAGATCCCCGAGTCGCTGACGGAGTACAACGCCTACGCGGGCTACTCCAACGCGACCGCGTTCGCGACCCACGTCCGGGCGTACAACCTGTGGTGGGCGCAGAACGTGCCCTACATCGACGTACCCGAGCCGGCGATCAAGAAGAACGTCTACTACCGCTGGTGGCTGATGCGCTTCAACAACCTCGATGCCGACATCCCGGGGCAGACGTTCCAGTTCCCGACGTCGACCGAGGGTGTGCTGGGCTACAACAACGCCATCGCGCTCACCCAGCCCATGCACATCGACGACCTCAAGTATCTGCGCAACCCGATCTACGCCTACGGCGACTGGCTCAGCGTCGGCCAGACCTCGAAGAACGGCCGCTTCCTCGACAACCCCGGCGACCCGGAGAACTGGTCCAACAGCTACACGCAGTACATCGGTGAGGCGGCGTGGAAGAGCTACCAGATCCACGGTGGCCAGCCGGCGATCGCCGGCAACCTGGCTCGCTACGCCGAGCAGGACGTCAAGGGCCAGCTCGCCACCTACGACCACGACAACAACAAGCTCATCGAGTACGACTGGGGCGCCATGACCGGCAACGACGCCGACGCCGTCTCCTTCCACTGGAAGAGCGGCAACATGGACCGCGCCGAGGCGGCCTACCAGTACAGCGGTGCGCTGGCCGCCGCGCAGGCCTACGAGGCGATCGGCAACACGGCCAAGGCCACCGAGATGCGCACGCTGGCGACGCAGATCCAGAACGCCATCCTCAACGTGCTGTGGAACCCCAACCGGCAGCTCTTCGAGCACCGGTTGAAGTCGACCAACGAGTGGGTGCCCTGGAAGGAGATCAACAACTACTATCCGTTCGCGGTCGGCGCCGTCCCTAACACCACGGCCTACAAGCAGGCGCTGCGCCTGTACGACAACCCGGCCGAGTATCCGATCTTCCCCTTCTACACGGCCAACCAGGTGGACAAGGCGGCCGCGGCGGCGGCGGGCAACCCGGGCTCGAACAACTTCTCCACCATCAACTCCACCGTGCAGTTCCGGCTGTACTCGTCGGTGCTGCGCAACTACGCCAACTCCTGGATGACCGCGACCGACTACAAGAAGCTGCTGTATTGGAACACCTGGGCGCAGTACGTGGGCGGCAACACCCAATGGCCGGACGCCAACGAGTTCTGGGCGGACTGGAACGGCTCAGCGATCACCTACCGCTCCTGGATCCACCACAACATCCTGGGCAGCAGCAACTGGACGGTGGTCGAGGACGTCGCCGGCCTGCGACCGCGCAACGACGCGAAGGTGGAGCTCTCGCCGATCAACATCGGCTGGACCCACTTCACCGTCAACAACCTGCGCTACCGCAACGCCGACCTGACCATCGTCTGGGACGACCCGGCCGACGGGATCGTGCGCTACCCCGGCGTGCCGGAAGGCTACTCGATCTACATCAACGGCAGCCGGGCCGCCACGGTCGGCTCGCTGGTGCCCTTCACCTGGGACCCGGCCACCGGCAGCGTCACCACGAGCGGCACGGTCACCTACAACACGGCCGTCCCCGGTCTGCGCTCCCCCGGCCAGGTGGTGCAGAGCGGCACGCGGATGGTGGACATGCTCGCCAAGGCGGGCGTCGACCTGACGGCCGACCTGACCAACCTCGCCACCGGGGCCACCGCATCGGCCTCGTACACCGGATCCGGCAGCAGCGTCTCGGGCGCGGTGGACGGATTCTCCATCAATGAACCGTTCTGGGGAGCCGGCGGCTCCGCCAACAGCCAGGACTGGTACGAGCTGAACCTCGGCTCCGCCAAGACGCTCAACGAGGTCCGCCTCTACTTCAAAGACAGCCGCCCGGCCAGTGGCACCTACCGGGCGCCGTCCGCCTACGACATCCAGTATCACAACGGCAGCTCCTGGGTGAGCGTGCCCGGCCAGACCAAGAGTCCGGGAGCGCCCCGGGCCAACTACAACAAAGTGCAGTTCCCGGCGCTGAGCGCGCAGCGGGTGCGGGTGCTGGCCACCAACGCCTCCGGCGCCAAGACCGGACTCACCGAGATCAAGATTTACCACCGGGGCGGCGTCCAGCCCCCGAGCAACCTGGCCTCGTCCGCGACGCCGTCGGCGTCCTTCACCTCGGCGTGGGAGAGCGTCGCCGCGGTCAACGACGGAATCGACCCGCCGTCGTCCAACGACGGGGTGAACCCGCGCTGGGGCTGCTGGCCGGAGACCGGTCAGCAGTGGGTCGACCTGACCTGGTCCTCGGCGAAGTCGCTGAACAAGGCGGAGGTGTACTTCTTCGACGACGACGAGGG